A genomic stretch from Strongyloides ratti genome assembly S_ratti_ED321, chromosome : 1 includes:
- a CDS encoding Protein-tyrosine phosphatase, receptor/non-receptor type domain and Protein-tyrosine/Dual specificity phosphatase domain and Protein-tyrosine phosphatase, catalytic domain-containing protein, with translation MFLDIYQFQTICLLLLLKTFTHCEGSTHGTFFQSVPEQINQTTFPVDLKLPAKSDVILLKCPGSLYKHGNIEDKFYKNILLGKSSVMPSNEEILFNWILSVYNASGPQQIHCGTVGIKRNDGSQMPYEWKFNFNWQPTPNPFLMAKKVPISNQLPSPSKCGTDQEKILKYTKDKNGKLFKLNLVNDLLTTPNDLPHANKLYYLFTIPQDSHEKEFAEPCTIFRAVNNRPLMVIKGYNSTQIPLDNTKIDVITFDYLESVLTIQLVIENQPLLQDFYKNEEILINKVVYTKDGIKEVPHSNKITKGTFSINGYELLNFTYNCPTLEGNEMITKIFYFAPPNDKYIYPLEYFLYASNETVVKPNCSINGFNFGYLHAVGYIEKIVSLDELNANGVAKYGLYRSGSFVFTSDTTQFNTTLNCHYKTPNGEIIFINSFLHNDKARFETDKNGNKYLKVDSDGINVKGSEKSGFAKLKEKVGLIGAISIIVGSVFGGILILTGFCALIFLKQIKLHIRRKKLASKHPNIFKLWKELSNANLEKYCEIVQHKKYIPDILKKQTFIKKIEGDEEVDFDTTALFNSSLVKCFKSIFGEIRAHYINDVSPERKYIISDGPTPERVKYFWELLYKEDVAVVISIIHQEKSDGPVTDEKQLYWSKKNQNYGNVAVKFLDEVPTNLSYVKVLKFSMTMKGKEPKKVTLFHVSYWKEHAIPSTDLHFTNLYSEVSECAGNRNVLVHASRSAGSRVFMFTYFCCILEAMETDTSVYNPMEIIKEVREKRYGGNISSMEYAYLLKALVTYFFDNNMLIGGNNGRINFAKEYEHYLYNLEKRENKMKEKFKNFLKYVNVIDSGKLNDLCVQFDSVGMMSNGDLLKKCQRFNMIKSKLLKKNRYNDIVCLDKYSININGYDSKDIRGYIHANQMVYKYGDEKERKIIMCQAPIQTTVDDMYDMIFRYKIGIIVVLVNVNEIKVQNKCYPYFPADVKDMKTSRYTVLYIDKKVDEVNHIIEYDYTIYNNKNVASNFKLLHYINWPDKSIPNESKPIHELYKKIINLYNDRYIAIHCSAGIGRTGTLALVIYMIDMINYGKAFDPVKFLETLRMHRYKAVQTKSQFIFSLSILYEHFKDEIKKMDKEAYDNFTKLAEDIYRQDGNYRK, from the exons ATGTTTCTGGATATTTACCAGTTTCAAACAATCTGCCTGCTGCTACTTCTGAAAACCTTCACACATTGTGAAGGAAGTACTCATGGAACCTTCTTTCAATCGGTTCCTGAACAAATCAATCAAACAACTTTTCCAGTCGATCTAAAGTTGCCAGCCAAGTCGGAcgttattcttttaaaatgcCCTGGCTCTTTATACAAACATGGAAATATTGAGGAtaaattctataaaaatatattactgGGAAAATCGAGTGTAATGCCTTCAAATGAAGAAATTCTATTCAATTGGATACTATCAGTATATAATGCATCTGGACCGCAGCAAATTCATTGTGGAACTGTTGGAATAAAGCGCAATGACGGAAGCCAAATGCCCTATGAATGGAAGTTCAATTTCAATTGGCAACCCACTCCAAATCCTTTTTTGATGGCAAAAAAAGTTCCAATATCTAATCAACTCCCTTCTCCAAGCAAATGTGGCACTGatcaagaaaaaattttaaaatatacaaaggATAAGAatggaaaattatttaaattaaacttaGTTAATGATCTGTTGACAACGCCGAATGATTTGCCACATGCAAACAagctttattatttattcacAATACCTCAAGATAGTCATGAAAAGGAGTTTGCAGAACCTTGTACTATATTTAGAGCTGTCAACAACAGACCACTAATGGTTATAAAAGGATACAATTCAACTCAAATACCGCTGGACAATACAAAAATTGACGTTATTACATTTGACTATTTGGAAAGTGTTCTTACAATTCAACTTGTTATAGAAAATCAACCATTATTACAAGATTTTTACAAAAAcgaagaaattttaataaacaaggTTGTATATACAAAGGATGGTATTAAAGAAGTGCCGCACTCCAACAAAATCACTAAGGGAACCTTTTCGATAAATGGATAtgaacttttaaattttacttataaCTGCCCTACACTTGAAGGTAATGAAATGATAACGAAGATATTTTACTTCGCACCAccaaatgataaatatatatatccatTGGAATACTTTCTATATGCATCAAATGAAACGGTGGTCAAGCCAAACTGTTCTATCAATGGATTCAATTTTGGATATCTTCATGCAGTTGGTTACATTGAAAAGATAGTTAGCCTAGATGAGTTGAATGCTAATGGAGTAGCAAAATATGGTCTATATCGCTCTGGTTCTTTTGTTTTTACATCAGATACTACACAATTCAATACAACTCTAAACTGTCATTACAAAACACCAAACggagaaattatttttattaactccTTTTTACACAATGACAAAGCAAGATTCGAAACAGATAAAAAtggaaataaatatttaaaagtagaTAGTGATGGTATAAATGTAAAAGGTTCAGAAAAATCAGGGTTTGCAAAGCTTAAGGAAAAAGTTGGACTTATTGGTGCAATTTCTATTATTGTTGGAAGTGTTTTTGGtggtattttaattttaactgGTTTCTGTGCACtaatatttcttaaacaaataaaattacatattagaagaaaaaaactAGCATCTAAACATCccaatatatttaaattgtgGAAGGAATTATCAAATGCCAATTTGGAAAAATATTGTGAAATAGTtcaacataaaaaatatattccggatatattgaagaaacaaacttttataaagaaaatagaaGGTGATGAAGAAGTCGACTTCGATACAACGGCTCTTTTTAATTCTTCTTTGgtcaaatgttttaaatcAATCTTTGGGGAAATAAGAGCTCATTACATTAATGATGTCTCACCAGAAAGAAAGTATATCATCTCTGATGGACCAACACCTGAAagagtaaaatatttttgggAGTTACTCTATAAAGAGGATGTCGCAGTTGTTATTTCAATAATCCATCAAGAAAAGAGCGATGGACCAGTAACAGATGAGAAACAATTATATTGGTCAAAGAAAAACCAGAATTATGGAAATGTTGCTGTTAAATTTCTGGACGAGGTCCCAACAAATCTCTCATATGtcaaagttttaaaatttagcATGACTATGAAAGGAAAAGAGCCAAAGAAAGTAACACTTTTTCATGTTAGTTATTGGAAAGAACATGCAATACCAAGTACGGATCTACACTTCACCAATTTGTACTCAGAGGTTTCTGAATGTGCTGGAAATAGGAATGTTCTTGTTCATGCTTCACGTAGTGCTGGATCACGTGTATTCATGTTCACATATTTCTGCTGTATTTTGGAAGCAATGGAAACTGATACCTCAGTTTATAATCCAATGGAGATTATAAAAGAAGTTCGTGAAAAACGTTATGGTGGAAACATCTCTTCTATGGAATATGCTTATTTATTGAAAGCTCTTGTCACATACTTCTTTGACAACAATATGTTAATTGGTGGAAATAATGGAAGAATAAATTTTGCCAAGGAGTACGAACACTATCTTTATAATTTGGAAAAACGTGAAAATAAgatgaaagaaaaatttaaaaatttcttaaaatatgttaatgtAATTGATTCtggaaaattaaatgatCTTTGTGTCCAATTTGATAGCGTTGGAATGATGAGTAATGGTGatcttttgaaaaaatgtCAACGTTTTAATATGATTAAAAGCAAGCTTCTAAAGAAGAATCGTTACAATGACATAGTATGTCTTGACAAATATTCAATCAACATTAATGGATATGATTCTAAAGATATTCGTGGTTATATACATGCTAATCAAATGGTCTATAAGTATGGTGATGAAAaggaaagaaaaattattatgtgtCAG gcACCAATACAAACAACAGTTGATGATATGTATGACATGATTTTTAGATACAAGATCGGAATCATTGTCGTACTTGTCAAtgttaatgaaattaaagtGCAAAATAAGTGCTATCCTTATTTTCCTGCTGATGTTAAAGATATGAAAACAAGCAGATATACTGTCTTGTATATTGATAAGAAAGTTGATGAAGTAAATCATATTATTGAATATGATTAcacaatttataataataaaaatgtagcaagtaattttaaattacttcaTTACATTAATTGGCCTGATAAAA GCATACCTAATGAAAGTAAACCTATTCATGAACTGTacaaaaagattataaatcTTTACAATGATCGTTATATAGCGATTCATTGTAGTGCAGGAATAGGAAGAACTGGAACATTAGCATTAGTCATTTATATGATCGATATGATCAATTATGGCAAAGCTTTTGATCCAGTCAAATTTTTGGAGACTCTACGAATGCATCGTTATAAGGCAGTGCAAACAAAGAGTCAATTTATCTTCTCTTTGTCCATTCTTTATGAGCATTTTAAAGatgagataaaaaaaatggataaAGAAGCTTATGACAACTTCACGAAGTTAGCAGAAGATATCTACCGCCAAGATGGAAactatagaaaataa